A stretch of Fundicoccus culcitae DNA encodes these proteins:
- a CDS encoding DUF3013 family protein, producing the protein MDKNNILAVLEQLIIGQHFQCEWGIEWNEQQHYFELIFQFSLPNPNGISFKDAFGNSISYTTIPYETSILFYDKDHLNVEHSNYVNSIPISHNQGIAYGELFAIVKYLKHLTSSVRVEWLDYLFDSPHDAYFEICWNDHDFAQIKKGLIEANRYNSAPVFFPKNEAKGGLY; encoded by the coding sequence ATGGATAAAAATAATATTTTAGCTGTTTTAGAACAATTAATTATAGGTCAACACTTCCAATGTGAGTGGGGGATTGAATGGAATGAACAACAACATTATTTTGAATTGATTTTTCAATTCAGTCTACCTAATCCAAATGGGATAAGCTTTAAAGATGCATTTGGTAATAGCATCTCTTATACAACGATTCCGTACGAAACAAGTATTCTTTTTTATGATAAGGATCATTTAAATGTTGAACATAGTAATTATGTGAACAGTATTCCAATTAGTCATAATCAAGGGATTGCCTACGGGGAATTATTTGCTATCGTCAAATACTTAAAACATTTAACCAGTAGTGTGCGAGTGGAATGGTTAGACTATTTATTTGATTCGCCACATGATGCCTATTTTGAAATTTGTTGGAATGATCATGATTTTGCTCAAATAAAGAAAGGGCTAATTGAAGCCAACCGCTATAATAGTGCACCGGTATTTTTTCCAAAAAACGAAGCCAAAGGAGGCCTTTATTAA